A single genomic interval of Musa acuminata AAA Group cultivar baxijiao chromosome BXJ3-4, Cavendish_Baxijiao_AAA, whole genome shotgun sequence harbors:
- the LOC103982169 gene encoding probable galacturonosyltransferase 13 isoform X2 yields the protein MQIRFSPGMRSITISSTNGFLDLMKLKDAARHISYRTLFHTVLALAFLLPFVFILTAVVTLESVNKCSSFDCLGRRLGPGFLGRGGDDSMKLVKDLYKILDQVNSEEIPVGLKLPESFSEFLSDMKNNQYDADTFAVRLKAMMEHMDREVKRSRLAEQLHKHFAATAVPKGIHCLSLRLTDEYSSNAQARKQLPPPELLPLLSDNSYHHFVVATDNILAASVVVTSVVRSSLQPERVVFHVITDKKTYPAIESHHGVRNHYHGDYILGTNVGDNPRAFASKLQARSPKYISLLNHLRIYLPELFPNLNKVLFLDDDVVVQRDLSLLWEIDFSGKVNGAVETCKGEDTWVMAKRFRTYFNFSHPLIANKLDPDECAWAFGMNMFDLNAWRKTNIRETYHYWVKENLKSNLKLWKLGTLPPALIAFRGYVYPIDPSWHMLGLGYQELTDLDTVRKAAVIHYNGQCKPWLEIGYKHLQPFWTKHVNYSNNFVSNCHILEPQ from the exons ATGCAGATTAGGTTCTCGCCTGGCATGAGAAGCATCACGATATCGAGCACCAATGGATTCCTCGACTTGATGAAGTTGAAGGACGCCGCCCGCCACATCTCCTACCGGACCCTCTTCCACACTGTCCTCGCCCTAGCCTTCCTCTTGCCCTTCGTTTTCATCCTCACCGCCGTCGTCACCCTCGAGAGCGTCAACAAGTGCTCCTCCTTCG ATTGTCTCGGGAGGCGGCTAGGACCAGGGTTTCTTGGAAGGGGTGGTGATGATTCCATG AAGCTTGTTAAAGACTTATACAAGATACTTGATCAAGTAAACTCTGAGGAAATTCCAGTCGGCCTGAAGTTGCCAGAATCTTTCAGTGAGTTTCTTTCAGACATGAAGAACAATCAGTATGATGCGGACACTTTTGCTGTAAGATTGAAGGCAATG ATGGAACATATGGATAGGGAGGTGAAAAGATCAAGGCTAGCAGAACAACTGCACAAACATTTTGCAGCAACTGCTGTTCCTAAAGGCATACATTGTCTCTCATTGCGCTTGACTGATGAATATTCATCCAATGCACAAGCTCGTAAACAGTTGCCACCACCAGAGTTGCTACCTTTACTCTCTGATAACTCTTATCACCATTTTGTTGTTGCCACTGATAACATTCTTGCAGCCTCTGTTGTGGTCACCTCAGTTGTACGATCTTCGTTACAGCCTGAGAGGGTTGTCTTCCATGTCATAACTGATAAAAAGACTTATCCGG CTATTGAAAGTCACCATGGTGTTAGAAATCACTATCATGGAGATTATATCTTGGGCACCAATGTTGGTGACAATCCAAGGGCTTTCGCTTCTAAACTGCAAGCAAGGAGTCCAAAATACATTTCTCTGCTCAACCATCTGCGCATATACCTGCCCGAG CTCTTTCCAAACCTCAACAAGGTTCTATTTCTCGATGATGATGTTGTTGTTCAACGTGACTTGTCACTGTTGTGGGAGATTGATTTTTCTGGAAAAGTAAATGGCGCTGTAGAAACATGCAAAGGTGAAGATACCTGGGTGATGGCTAAGCGCTTCAGGACATATTTTAATTTCTCACATCCCCTCATAGCCAATAAATTGGACCCTGACGAGTGTGCATGGGCATTTGGGATGAATATGTTTGACTTAAATGCCTGGAGGAAGACAAACATTAGGGAAACATATCACTACTGGGTGAAGGAG AATTTGAAGTCAAACCTGAAGCTGTGGAAGCTTGGAACGTTGCCACCAGCCCTCATAGCATTCAGAGGTTATGTGTATCCTATAGACCCATCATGGCACATGCTAGGTTTGGGCTATCAGGAATTGACGGACCTCGACACTGTTAGGAAGGCTGCTGTTATCCACTACAACGGCCAATGCAAACCATGGCTGGAGATTGGATATAAGCACCTCCAGCCATTTTGGACAAAGCATGTAAACTATTCCAACAACTTCGTAAGCAATTGTCATATCTTGGAGCCACAATGA
- the LOC103982169 gene encoding probable galacturonosyltransferase 13 isoform X1, which yields MQIRFSPGMRSITISSTNGFLDLMKLKDAARHISYRTLFHTVLALAFLLPFVFILTAVVTLESVNKCSSFDCLGRRLGPGFLGRGGDDSMKLVKDLYKILDQVNSEEIPVGLKLPESFSEFLSDMKNNQYDADTFAVRLKAMMEHMDREVKRSRLAEQLHKHFAATAVPKGIHCLSLRLTDEYSSNAQARKQLPPPELLPLLSDNSYHHFVVATDNILAASVVVTSVVRSSLQPERVVFHVITDKKTYPGMHSWFALNSLSPAVIEVKGVHQFDWLTRENVPVLEAIESHHGVRNHYHGDYILGTNVGDNPRAFASKLQARSPKYISLLNHLRIYLPELFPNLNKVLFLDDDVVVQRDLSLLWEIDFSGKVNGAVETCKGEDTWVMAKRFRTYFNFSHPLIANKLDPDECAWAFGMNMFDLNAWRKTNIRETYHYWVKENLKSNLKLWKLGTLPPALIAFRGYVYPIDPSWHMLGLGYQELTDLDTVRKAAVIHYNGQCKPWLEIGYKHLQPFWTKHVNYSNNFVSNCHILEPQ from the exons ATGCAGATTAGGTTCTCGCCTGGCATGAGAAGCATCACGATATCGAGCACCAATGGATTCCTCGACTTGATGAAGTTGAAGGACGCCGCCCGCCACATCTCCTACCGGACCCTCTTCCACACTGTCCTCGCCCTAGCCTTCCTCTTGCCCTTCGTTTTCATCCTCACCGCCGTCGTCACCCTCGAGAGCGTCAACAAGTGCTCCTCCTTCG ATTGTCTCGGGAGGCGGCTAGGACCAGGGTTTCTTGGAAGGGGTGGTGATGATTCCATG AAGCTTGTTAAAGACTTATACAAGATACTTGATCAAGTAAACTCTGAGGAAATTCCAGTCGGCCTGAAGTTGCCAGAATCTTTCAGTGAGTTTCTTTCAGACATGAAGAACAATCAGTATGATGCGGACACTTTTGCTGTAAGATTGAAGGCAATG ATGGAACATATGGATAGGGAGGTGAAAAGATCAAGGCTAGCAGAACAACTGCACAAACATTTTGCAGCAACTGCTGTTCCTAAAGGCATACATTGTCTCTCATTGCGCTTGACTGATGAATATTCATCCAATGCACAAGCTCGTAAACAGTTGCCACCACCAGAGTTGCTACCTTTACTCTCTGATAACTCTTATCACCATTTTGTTGTTGCCACTGATAACATTCTTGCAGCCTCTGTTGTGGTCACCTCAGTTGTACGATCTTCGTTACAGCCTGAGAGGGTTGTCTTCCATGTCATAACTGATAAAAAGACTTATCCGGGTATGCATTCATGGTTTGCCTTAAATTCTCTTTCCCCTGCTGTGATTGAGGTGAAAGGTGTTCACCAATTTGACTGGTTAACAAGAGAAAATGTGCCTGTTCTCGAAGCTATTGAAAGTCACCATGGTGTTAGAAATCACTATCATGGAGATTATATCTTGGGCACCAATGTTGGTGACAATCCAAGGGCTTTCGCTTCTAAACTGCAAGCAAGGAGTCCAAAATACATTTCTCTGCTCAACCATCTGCGCATATACCTGCCCGAG CTCTTTCCAAACCTCAACAAGGTTCTATTTCTCGATGATGATGTTGTTGTTCAACGTGACTTGTCACTGTTGTGGGAGATTGATTTTTCTGGAAAAGTAAATGGCGCTGTAGAAACATGCAAAGGTGAAGATACCTGGGTGATGGCTAAGCGCTTCAGGACATATTTTAATTTCTCACATCCCCTCATAGCCAATAAATTGGACCCTGACGAGTGTGCATGGGCATTTGGGATGAATATGTTTGACTTAAATGCCTGGAGGAAGACAAACATTAGGGAAACATATCACTACTGGGTGAAGGAG AATTTGAAGTCAAACCTGAAGCTGTGGAAGCTTGGAACGTTGCCACCAGCCCTCATAGCATTCAGAGGTTATGTGTATCCTATAGACCCATCATGGCACATGCTAGGTTTGGGCTATCAGGAATTGACGGACCTCGACACTGTTAGGAAGGCTGCTGTTATCCACTACAACGGCCAATGCAAACCATGGCTGGAGATTGGATATAAGCACCTCCAGCCATTTTGGACAAAGCATGTAAACTATTCCAACAACTTCGTAAGCAATTGTCATATCTTGGAGCCACAATGA